One region of Tachysurus vachellii isolate PV-2020 chromosome 11, HZAU_Pvac_v1, whole genome shotgun sequence genomic DNA includes:
- the espn gene encoding espin yields MAVEATLLAARQGEFETLKVHLERKVLNSDVKDSLGATPVHYAARAGKLKCLQFLVEEASLPAISLAHNGASPAHDAAATGNLACLQWLLTQGGCRAMSKDNSGATVLHLASRFSHHEVTDWLLKSGEGDPSIAMDTGAVPVHYAAAKGDLAMLRLLLGHSPNVVNFQTKNGATPLYLACQEGHLEAVQYLVKDCGAEPTIRANDGMTPLHAAAQMGHNTVIVWLVDNTNISLSDRDNDGATAMHFSASRGHAKVLSWLLLHGGEIVTDSWGGTPLHDAAENGELECCQILVVNGVDLGIRDKDGFTAADLAEYNGHEHCAKYLHTVENMSVEHRVLSRDPSADLEYKQPDSGHSSPNATLNTAACFNMGSPSSSLSNYDSANSSQSSTGEKKGNTALLRVTGSSETAISDMQTYMDMLNPDVSVGDQNKKGPSKPPPPPTFPPPPPPGSSQIPPPPPMYPAPNLPKEDSAEFLKVKNNLRHVDNSTVKKEFHQLSGGENSDRLRRVDSNRKSRSFSKQPSTGDYYKSLGNDITDGQHGTDMAPNEEGSVLLEEPTDASPVVENGIGETEEPPAPPPPPAPPLPPAQTPPPAPPLPSEPPTPPQSTNTLPGASSQRRMSSSSSSTKSFNMMSPTGDNSELLAEIKAGKSLKPTPHSKGYTTIYSSGGSTANNGETPVLPPQSQSETQPESQPGLQTQSQSQPQSNAVQSATPTSASTLPSTNTNPPARSSSPGNLSTSQSCDQLPVVVNGNSASGQTRKSSVDIEALVPTHDEQGRAIPEWKRQVMVRKLQVKMQEEEESKKKVEEEEARLASMPAWRRDIMKKKLDEEKTGREQKRKAEERQKMEKENEEKLELERLRTLGYDETKLAPWQRQVILKKGDIAKQ; encoded by the exons ATGGCTGTAGAGGCGACACTTCTGGCCGCCAGACAAGGCGAATTTGAAACTCTGAAAGTGCATTTAGAGCGAAAAGTGCTCAATAGTGATGTAAAGGACTCGCTCGGAGCGACGCCTGTGCACTACGCGGCGCGCGCTGGGAAGCTCAAGTGCCTCCAGTTCTTAGTGGAAGAAGCGAGTTTACCGGCCATCAGCCTGGCGCACAATGGCGCGAGCCCCGCTCATGACGCAGCTGCCACCGGCAACCTCGCGTGCCTGCAGTGGCTTCTGACGCAGGGAGGCTGCCGCGCAATG AGTAAAGACAATTCAGGAGCCACTGTCCTGCACCTGGCGTCACGCTTCAGTCATCATGAGGTCACAGACTGGCTACTAAAGAGTGGTGAAGGGGATCCCAGCATTGCCATGGACACGGGTGCTGTGCCTGTCCATTATGCTGCTGCTAAAGGCGACTTGGCCATGCTCAGGCTGCTATTGGGACACAGCCCAAA tgtTGTAAACTTCCAAACGAAGAATGGTGCCACACCTCTGTATCTTGCATGCCAGGAAGGCCATCTAGAGGCTGTTCAGTACCTGGTGAAGGACTGTGGTGCAGAGCCAACTATTAGAGCCAATGATGGCATGACACCTTTGCATGCTGCTGCCCAGATGGGACATAACACTGTCATTGTTTGGCTG GTGGACAATACAAACATCAGTCTGTCTGACCGGGACAATGACGGTGCCACTGCCATGCACTTTTCTGCCAGCCGAGGCCATGCCAAGGTTCTCAGCTGGCTCCTCCTCCACGGTGGTGAAATCGTGACAGACAGTTGGGGTGGGACGCCTCTCCATGACGCAGCTGAGAACGGAGAGCTGGAG TGCTGTCAGATTCTGGTGGTGAACGGGGTGGATCTGGGTATTCGGGACAAGGATGGCTTTACTGCAGCAGACCTAGCTGAATACAATGGACATGAGCACTGTGCCAAGTACCTCCATACAGTCGAAAACATG AGCGTGGAGCACCGTGTCTTGTCACGGGATCCCTCAGCAGATCTGGAGTATAAGCAACCTGACTCAGGTCACTCATCTCCTAATGCCACGTTAAACACGGCAGCCTGTTTCAATATGGGCTCTCCCTCCAGCTCACTGTCCAACTACGATTCGGCCAACTCCAGTCAGTCCAGCACAGGGGAGAAAAAGGGCAACACGGCACTATTACGAGTAACAG GGAGCTCTGAAACAGCCATCAGTGACATGCAGACCTACATGGACATGCTCAACCCTGATGTCTCTGTTGGGGACCAGAACAAGAAGGGACCATCTAAACCACCACCTCCTCCTACTTTCCCCCCACCTCCTCCACCTGGCTCTTCGCAAATCCCACCACCTCCACCCATGTATCCCGCACCAAATCTACCCAAGGAGGATTCTGCTGAGTTTCTGAAAGTGAAGAACAACCTGCGTCATGTGGACAATTCCACAGTGAAAAAAGAG TTTCACCAGTTGTCAGGAGGGGAGAACTCAGACAGACTGCGGCGGGTGGACTCCAACAGGAAGTCACGAAGCTTCAGTAAGCAGCCCAGCACTGGAGACTATTATAAGTCCCTGGGCAACGACATCACGGACGGGCAACACGGGACAGACATGGCACCCAATGAGGAG GGTTCAGTGCTGTTGGAGGAGCCAACAGACGCCTCCCCTGTAGTGGAGAATGGGATAGGAGAGACCGAAGAGCCTCCtgctcctccacctccacctgcGCCTCCCCTGCCTCCTGCCCAGACTCCACCTCCAGCACCCCCTCTGCCTTCTGAGCCCCCCACACCTCCCCAGAGCACCAACACTCTTCCAGGGGCCTCAAGCCAGCGCCGCAtgtcctcctcctccagca GCACTAAATCCTTCAACATGATGTCTCCTACTGGCGATAACTCAGAGCTTCTGGCTGAAATTAAAGCTGGTAAGAGCCTGAAGCCCACACCTCACAGTAAAGGCTACACAACTATCTACTCCAGCGGTGGCTCTACAGCGAATAAC GGAGAAACTCCAGTGTTGCCACCTCAGTCCCAATCTGAAACCCAGCCTGAGTCCCAACCTGGTCTTCAAACTCAGTCGCAGTCACAGCCCCAGTCCAATGCAGTCCAATCAGCAACCCCCACATCTGCTTCCACTTTGCCATCTACAAACACAAATCCTCCTGCTCGCAGCAGTTCACCCGGGAACCTGAGCACATCACAGAGCTGCGATCAGCTACCTGTTGTGGTCAACGGCAACAGTGCCTCGGGTCAGACGCGCAAGTCCAGCGTGGATATAGAGGCCCTGGTGCCCACCCATGATGAACAAGGCAGAGCCATTCCAGAGTGGAAGAGGCAAGTTATGGTGAGGAAATTGCAAGTGAAGatgcaggaggaagaggagagcaAGAAAAAG